DNA from Streptomyces rishiriensis:
GGCACGACATTGCGCACCGCGGACCCGAAGACCCGCGGAAGGTCGGCCGGCGTGGCCCCCTGAGCGCCGACCCCCGGCGCGAGAAGCGGACCGTTGATGTCGAGGTCGTACGTCGAGAGGTCGCCCAGGGTGGCGCCGACGACCGCCCCGAAGGAGCCCAGCGGCTCCTCCCCCACGTTCTCCGCCGCCAGGTGCGCCAGCATCGTCGCCCCGATGTCCCGCCCGTCCGGCCGCACCGCGCGCTGGACCTCACGGCCCTCCGGGTTGGAGGTCAGCGCCAGCACGAACAGCCCGGCTCCGCTCTCGCGCGCCGACACCACCGCCGGGGACAGGGATCCGTAGCCGAGGTACGGCGACACGGTGAGGGCGTCGGAGAACAGCGGGGCGTCCTTGTGCAGGAACGACTCGGCGTAGGCGGCCATGGTCGAGCCGATGTCGCCGCGCTTGGCGTCCATCACGACCAGGGCACCGGCCGCCCGCGCCTCCTGGACGGTCTTCTCCAGGACGGCGATGCCGCGGGAGCCGAACCGCTCGAAGAAGGCGCTCTGCGGCTTCAGCAGGGCGACCCGGTCGGCCGTGGCCTCGACGACCGTGCGGCTGAACCGCTCCAGGCCGGCGACGTCGTCGTTCAGGCCCCACTCGGCGAGCAGGGAGGCGTGCGGGTCGATGCCGACGCAGAGCGGGCCACGCTGGTCCATGGCCCGGCGCAGCCGCGCGCCGAAGGGCTCCAGGGTCATGCCGTCTTCCTCACGTCGGCGCCGACCGCGTCGGCGAGAGTGGCGTAGGGGCTCGTCCGCAGGCGGGCGGCCAGGCCCTTGTGGATCGCACGGCCCCAGAAGGGCCCCTGGTAGATGAAGGCGCTGTACCCCTGGACCAGCGTGGCACCGGCCAGGATGCGCTGCCAGGCGTCCTCGGCGTCCTCCACGCCGCCGACGCCCACGAGGGTGACGCGATCGCCCACGCGCGCGTAGAGGCGGCGCAGGACCTCCAGCGAGCGGGCCTTGAGGGGCGCCCCCGACAGGCCGCCGGCCTCCTTCACCAGCGAGGGTTCGGACTTCAGACCGAGTCCCTCGCGCGCGACGGTGGTGTTGGTGGCGATGATCCCGTCCAGGCCGAGTTCCACGGCCAGGTCGGCCACCGCGTCGACGTCGTCGTCGGCCAGGTCCGGGGCGATCTTGACCAGCAGCGGGACCCGCCGGGAGGTCACGACCCGGTCGGCGGCCTCGCGCACGGCGCTCAGCAGCGGCCGCAGCGCCTCGGTGGCCTGCAGGTTGCGCAGTCCCGGGGTGTTCGGCGAGGACACGTTGACCACCAGGTAGTCGGCGTAGGGCGCGAGCCGCTCGGTCGACTTCACGTAGTCGCCGACGGCCTCCTCCTCCGGTACGACCTTGGTCTTGCCGATGTTGACGCCCACCACGGGCTTGAAGACGGGCGTACGGGAGGCCAGGCGCGCGGCTACGGCCAGCGAGCCCTCGTTGTTGAAGCCCATCCGGTTGATGAGGCCCCGGTCCTTCACGAGCCGGAACAGCCGCTGGGCGGGGTTGCCCGGCTGCGGCTCGCCGGTGACCGTGCCGATCTCGACATGGTCGAAGCCCAGCATCGACATCCCGTCGATCGCGACGGCGTTCTTGTCGAAGCCGGCGGCGAGCCCGAAGGGGCCGTGCATGCGCAGCCCGAAGGCCTCGGTGCGCAGTTCCTCGTACCGGGGGGCCAGAACGGCCGCGACGAACGTGCGCAGCACCGGGATCCGGACGGCGAGCCGGATCCAGCGGAAGGCCAGGTGGTGGGCGCGCTCGGGGTCCATCCGGTGGAAGACCAGCCGGAAGAATTGCTTGTACATGATCATGTCCTCCAAGGAGCCTCGCGAAGAGGTGTCATGAAGAGGGGGACACCGTTTCCGGTGTCCCCCTGAGGGCTGCTAGTCGCGGGCCGCGGTCAGGTGTTCCGCGTGTTCTTGGAGTGAGCGGACGCCCACACCCCCGTGGTTGAGGGCGTCGATGCCCTGGACGGCCGCGGCGAGCGCCTGGACCGTCGTCAGGCACGGCACGGACCGCGCCACGGCCGCCGTACGGATCTCGTAGCCGTCGAGGCGGCCGCCGGTGCCGTACGGGGTGTTGACGATGAGGTCGACCTCGCCGTCGTGGATGAGCTGGACGATGGTCTTCTCGCCGTTCGGACCGGTGCCCTCGGACTGCTTGCGCACGACGGTGGCGTTGATGCCGTTGCGCCTGAGGACCTCGGCTGTGCCGGAGGTGGCGAGCAGTTCGAAGCCGTGGCCGACCAGTTCACGGGCCGGGAAGATCATCGAGCGCTTGTCGCGGTTGGCGACCGAGATGAACGCGCGGCCCTTGGTGGGCAGCGGGCCGTACGCGGCGGCCTGCGATTTGGCGTACGCCGTGCCGAAGACGGAGTCGATGCCCATGACCTCGCCGGTGGAGCGCATCTCGGGGCCGAGCACGGTGTCGACACCGCGGCCGGAGGTGTCCCGGAACCGGCTCCACGGCATCACGGCCTCCTTGACGGAGATCGGCGCGTCCAGCGGCAGCTCACCGCCGTCGCCGGTCGCCGGGAGCAGCCCCTCGGCGCGCAGCTCGGCGACGGTCGCGCCCAGCGAGATCCGGGCGGCGGCCTTCGCCAGCGGCACCGCGGTGGCCTTCGAGGTGAAGGGGACCGTACGGGACGCGCGCGGGTTGGCCTCCAGGACGTAGAGGATGTCGCCGGCCATCGCGAACTGGATGTTGATCAGACCGCGCACCCCGACGCCCTTGGCGATCGCCTCGGTGGAGGCGCGCAGGCGCTTGATGTCGAAGCCGCCGAGGGTGATCGGCGGCAGGGCGCACGCCGAGTCGCCGGAGTGGATGCCGGCCTCCTCGATGTGCTCCATGACGCCGCCGAGGTACAGCTCCTCGCCGTCGTAGAGCGCGTCGACGTCGATCTCGATGGCGTCGTCGAGGAAGCGGTCGACGAGGACCGGCCGGGTGGGGCTGATCTCGGTCGACTCGGCGATGTAGGACGACAGCCGCGTCTCGTCGTAGACGATCTCCATGCCGCGGCCGCCGAGCACGTACGACGGACGCACCAGGACCGGGTAGCCGATCTCGTCCGCGATGGCCTTGGCCTCGGAGAAAGTGGTGGCCGTGCCGTGCTTCGGGGCCGGCAGACCGGCCTCGGCGAGCACCCGCCCGAAGGCGCCCCGGTCCTCGGCCGCGTGGATGGCCTCCGGGGAGGTGCCGACGATCGGCACGCCGTTGTCCTTCAGCGCCTGCGCCAGGCCCAGCGGGGTCTGGCCGCCGAGCTGGACGACGACACCGGCGACCGGGCCGGCCAGCGACTCCGCGTGGACGATCTCCAGCACGTCCTCCAGCGTCAGCGGCTCGAAGTACAGGCGGTCGGAGGTGTCGTAGTCCGTGGAGACGGTCTCCGGGTTGCAGTTGACCATCACGGTCTCGTACCCGGCGTCGGACAGCGCGAAGGAGGCGTGGACGCAGGAGTAGTCGAACTCGATGCCCTGGCCGATGCGGTTCGGGCCGGAGCCCAGGATGATCACCGCCGGCTTCTCGCGGGGCGCGACCTCGCTCTCCTCGTCGTAGGAGGAGTAGAAGTACGGCGTCTTCGCGGCGAACTCGGCGGCGCAGGTGTCCACCGTCTTGTAGACCGGGCGGATGCCCAGGGCGTGCCGGACCTCGCGGACGACGTCCTCGCGCAGTCCGCGGATCTCGGCGATCTGCTGGTCCGAGAAGCCGTGCCGCTTGGCCTCGGCGAGCAGCTCGACGTCCAGGCGGTCGCCGGCGGCCAGCTCGTCGGCGGTCTCCTTGATGAGGAAGAGCTGGTCGACGAACCAGGGGTCGATCTTCGTGAACTCGAAGACCTCCTCGGGGGTGGCGCCCGCGCGGATGGCCTGCATGACGGTGTTGATACGGCCGTCGGTGGGCCGTACGGCCTCGCGCAGCAGCGCGTCCTTGTCGCCGGGGTCGCCGACGAAGGTGAACTGGCTGCCCTTCTTCTCCAGCGAGCGCAGCGCCTTCTGGAAGGCCTCGGTGAAGTTGCGGCCGATCGCCATGGCCTCGCCGACCGACTTCATGGTCGTGGTCAGCGTGGAGTCGGCGCTCGGGAACTTCTCGAAGGCGAAGCGCGGGGCCTTCACGACCACGTAGTCGAGCGTCGGCTCGAAGGAGGCCGGGGTCTCCCGGGTGATGTCGTTCGGGATCTCGTCGAGGGTGTAGCCGACGGCGAGCTTGGCCGCGATCTTGGCGATCGGGAAGCCGGTGGCCTTGGAGGCCAGGGCCGAGGAACGCGAGACGCGCGGGTTCATCTCGATGACGATGATGCGGCCGTCCTCGGGGTTGACCGCGAACTGGATGTTGCAGCCGCCGGTGTCGACGCCGACCTCGCGGATGATCGCGATGCCGATGTCGCGCAGCCGCTGGTACTCGCGGTCGGTCAGCGTCATCGCCGGCGCGACGGTGATCGAGTCGCCGGTGTGGACGCCCATGGGGTCGAAGTTCTCGATGGAGCAGACGACCACGACGTTGTCGTTCTTGTCGCGCATCAGCTCCAGCTCGTACTCCTTCCAGCCGAGGATGGACTCCTCCAGGAGCACCTCGGTGGTCGGGGAGAGCGTCAGGCCCTGGCCGGCGATGCGGCGCAGCTCCTCCTCGTCGTGGGCGAAGCCGGAGCCGGCGCCGCCCATGGTGAAGGAGGGGCGGACGACGACGGGGTACCCGCCGAGCGTCTCGACGCCCGCGATCACGTCGTCCATGGAGTGGCAGATCACGGACCGCGCGGACTCGCCGTGTCCGATCTTCTCGCGGACGGCCTCGACGACACCCTTGAAGAGGTCGCGGTCCTCGCCCTTGTTGATCGCCTCGACGTTGGCGCCGATCAGCTCGACGCCGTACTTCTCCAGCACACCCTGCTCGTGCATGGAGATCGCGGTGTTGAGGGCCGTCTGGCCGCCGAGCGTCGGCAGCAGGACGTCCGGGCGCTCCTTGGCGATGATCTTCTCGACGAACTCCGGGGTGATCGGCTCCACGTAGGTGGCGTCGGCGATCTCCGGGTCGGTCATGATCGTCGCCGGGTTGGAGTTCACCAGGATGACGCGCAGACCCTCGGCGCGCAGGACGCGGCACGCCTGGGTGCCGGAGTAGTCGAACTCGGCGGCCTGACCGATGACGATCGGGCCGGAGCCGATGACCAGGACGGACTGGATATCGGTGCGCTTAGGCACGCTGGCCCTCCATCAGGGATACGAAGCGGTCGAACAGGTAGGCGGCGTCGTGGGGGCCCGCTGCCGCTTCGGGGTGGTACTGGACGGAGAAGGCCGGCTGGTCGAGCAGCTGGAGCCCCTCCACGACGTCGTCGTTGAGGCAGACGTGGGAGACCTCGGCGCGGCCGAACTTCGTCTCGCTGACCTTGTCGAGCGGCGCGTCCACGGCGAACCCGTGGTTGTGCGCGGTGACCTCGACCTTGCCGGTCGTACGGTCCTGGACCGGCTGGTTGATGCCGCGGTGGCCGTACTTCAGCTTGTAGGTCCCGAAGCCCAGGGCGCGGCCGAGGATCTGGTTGCCGAAACAGATGCCGAAGAGCGGCGTCCTGCGCTCCAGCACCTCGGTCATCAGCGCGACCGGGCCGTCGGCGGCGGCCGGGTCGCCCGGGCCGTTGGAGAAGAACACGCCGTCGGGGTTCACGGCGTACACCTCGGCCGCCGAGGCCGTCGCCGGGAGCACGTGCACCTCGATGCCGCGCTGGGCCATGCGGTGCGGGGTCATGCCCTTGATGCCGAGGTCGATGGCGGCGACGGTGAACCGCTTCTCGCCGACCGCCGGGACGACGTAGGCCTCCTTGGTGGCGACCTCCTCGTAGAGGCTCGCGCCCTTCATGTGCGGCTGGGCCTGCACGCGCGCGAGGAGCTCGGTGTCGGAGCGGACCGCCTCGCCGGAGAAGACGCCGGCGCGCATCGAGCCGCTCTCGCGGAGGTGGCGGGTGAGCGCGCGGGTGTCGATGCCGCAGATGCCGACGACGTTCTGCGCGACGAGCTCGTCGTCCAGGGAGCGCTTGGCGCGCCAGTTGGACGGCACGCGCGCGGGGTCGCGCACGACGTAGCCGGAGACCCAGATGCGGCCCGACTCGTCGTCCTCGTCGTTCCAGCCGGTGTTGCCGATCTGCGGGGCGGTCGCGACGACGATCTGACGGTCGTACGACGGGTCGGTCAGGGTCTCCTGGTAGCCGGTCATGCCGGTGGAGAACACCGCTTCGCCGAAGGTCTCCCCCACGGCCCCGTAGGCACGGCCGCGGAAGATCCGGCCGTCCTCCAGGACGAGTACGGCGGGAACCCTGGTGGTTCCCCTGGTGGAGGTCGTCATCGTGCGCCTTCCGTTTCCGTCGGGTTCTCGGTTTTGTCGATCATGGAGTTGATGGCGTCGACCCACTCGCCGTGCTCGGCCGCGTGGTCCGAGCGGAAGCCCGAGTCGAGCAAGGTGTCGCCGTGTGCCCAGGTCACCACCAGTAGTCCGCCCTCGGTGAGGACCTTGCCGGCGATGCCCTTGTCGAGCCGGGCCTCGCGCAGTGCGGCGGCCGGGACGAAGAAGTCGGTGGCGCCGGGGCGTACGACGTCCAGTCCCGCGGCCGTCAGGGTGAGCTCGACCCGGCTGCGGGTGCCCAGGCCGTGCGCCACGATGCGGTCGAGCCACTGCCCGGCGGTGGTGGAGCCGTGGTAGCGGCCGCTCATGCCCAGTCTCGCCGGGCCGGGGTCGTCCGGCGCGGTGGGGAGCTCCGGCAGGTCGCCCTGGAGCGTGCCGCGCCACTTCCAGCCCTCGCGCATCAGCCAGTAGACGAGCGCGACGAAGAGGCCGAGACCGACCACCCAGCCGATCCGGGCGGCCCAGTCGGTCACTTGGGCCGATTCCTTCTCGGCCGCGAGCAGTAGTGCAGCAGATGTCACGTGAGCTTCCCGTCGACGAGCGTGGCCTTGCCCCGGAGCCACGTGTGCGTGACACGGCCCGGCAGCTCACGCCCCTCGTAGGGGGTGTTCCGGCTGCGCGAGGCGAAGCCCGCGGGGTCCACCGACCCACGGTATTCCGTGTCGACGAGCGTGAGGTTGGCGGGCTCACCTGCCGAGACGGGGCGCCCGTGGCCCTTGGCCTGCCCGATCAGGGCGGGCTTGAACGACATCCGGCTGGCGACCCCGGCCCAGTCCAGCAGGCCCGTCTCCACCATCGTCTCCTGGATCACCGACAGCGCGGTCTCCAGGCCGACCATGCCCATGGCGGCGGCGGCCCACTCGCAGTCCTTGTCCTCGTGCGGGTGCGGGGCGTGGTCGGTGGCGACGATGTCGATGGTGCCGTCGGCGAGCGCCTCACGCAGGGCGTGCACGTCCCGCTCGGTGCGCAGCGGCGGGTTCACCTTGTAGACCGGGTTGTACGACCGGACCAGCTCGTCGGTCAGGAGCAGGTGGTGCGGGGTGACCTCGGCGGTGACGTCGATGCCGCGGGACTTGGCCCAGCGCACGATCTCGACGGATCCGGCGGTGGAGAGGTGGCAGATGTGGACCCGCGAGCCGACGTGCTCGGCGAGCAGGACGTCCCGGGCGATGATCGACTCCTCGGCCACCGCGGGCCAGCCTCCGAGACCCAGCTCGGCGGAGACAACGCCCTCGTTCATCTGGGCGCCCTCGGTCAGCCGCGGCTCCTGCGCGTGCTGGGCGACGACCCCGCCGAAGGCCTTCACGTACTCCAGGGCCCGGCGCATGATCACCGCGTCGTCGACGCACTTGCCGTCGTCGGAGAAGACGGTGACGCCG
Protein-coding regions in this window:
- the pyrF gene encoding orotidine-5'-phosphate decarboxylase, with amino-acid sequence MTLEPFGARLRRAMDQRGPLCVGIDPHASLLAEWGLNDDVAGLERFSRTVVEATADRVALLKPQSAFFERFGSRGIAVLEKTVQEARAAGALVVMDAKRGDIGSTMAAYAESFLHKDAPLFSDALTVSPYLGYGSLSPAVVSARESGAGLFVLALTSNPEGREVQRAVRPDGRDIGATMLAHLAAENVGEEPLGSFGAVVGATLGDLSTYDLDINGPLLAPGVGAQGATPADLPRVFGSAVRNVVPNVSRGVLRHGPDLVALRDAVDRFAREVRAAVASV
- a CDS encoding quinone-dependent dihydroorotate dehydrogenase codes for the protein MYKQFFRLVFHRMDPERAHHLAFRWIRLAVRIPVLRTFVAAVLAPRYEELRTEAFGLRMHGPFGLAAGFDKNAVAIDGMSMLGFDHVEIGTVTGEPQPGNPAQRLFRLVKDRGLINRMGFNNEGSLAVAARLASRTPVFKPVVGVNIGKTKVVPEEEAVGDYVKSTERLAPYADYLVVNVSSPNTPGLRNLQATEALRPLLSAVREAADRVVTSRRVPLLVKIAPDLADDDVDAVADLAVELGLDGIIATNTTVAREGLGLKSEPSLVKEAGGLSGAPLKARSLEVLRRLYARVGDRVTLVGVGGVEDAEDAWQRILAGATLVQGYSAFIYQGPFWGRAIHKGLAARLRTSPYATLADAVGADVRKTA
- the carB gene encoding carbamoyl-phosphate synthase large subunit, which translates into the protein MPKRTDIQSVLVIGSGPIVIGQAAEFDYSGTQACRVLRAEGLRVILVNSNPATIMTDPEIADATYVEPITPEFVEKIIAKERPDVLLPTLGGQTALNTAISMHEQGVLEKYGVELIGANVEAINKGEDRDLFKGVVEAVREKIGHGESARSVICHSMDDVIAGVETLGGYPVVVRPSFTMGGAGSGFAHDEEELRRIAGQGLTLSPTTEVLLEESILGWKEYELELMRDKNDNVVVVCSIENFDPMGVHTGDSITVAPAMTLTDREYQRLRDIGIAIIREVGVDTGGCNIQFAVNPEDGRIIVIEMNPRVSRSSALASKATGFPIAKIAAKLAVGYTLDEIPNDITRETPASFEPTLDYVVVKAPRFAFEKFPSADSTLTTTMKSVGEAMAIGRNFTEAFQKALRSLEKKGSQFTFVGDPGDKDALLREAVRPTDGRINTVMQAIRAGATPEEVFEFTKIDPWFVDQLFLIKETADELAAGDRLDVELLAEAKRHGFSDQQIAEIRGLREDVVREVRHALGIRPVYKTVDTCAAEFAAKTPYFYSSYDEESEVAPREKPAVIILGSGPNRIGQGIEFDYSCVHASFALSDAGYETVMVNCNPETVSTDYDTSDRLYFEPLTLEDVLEIVHAESLAGPVAGVVVQLGGQTPLGLAQALKDNGVPIVGTSPEAIHAAEDRGAFGRVLAEAGLPAPKHGTATTFSEAKAIADEIGYPVLVRPSYVLGGRGMEIVYDETRLSSYIAESTEISPTRPVLVDRFLDDAIEIDVDALYDGEELYLGGVMEHIEEAGIHSGDSACALPPITLGGFDIKRLRASTEAIAKGVGVRGLINIQFAMAGDILYVLEANPRASRTVPFTSKATAVPLAKAAARISLGATVAELRAEGLLPATGDGGELPLDAPISVKEAVMPWSRFRDTSGRGVDTVLGPEMRSTGEVMGIDSVFGTAYAKSQAAAYGPLPTKGRAFISVANRDKRSMIFPARELVGHGFELLATSGTAEVLRRNGINATVVRKQSEGTGPNGEKTIVQLIHDGEVDLIVNTPYGTGGRLDGYEIRTAAVARSVPCLTTVQALAAAVQGIDALNHGGVGVRSLQEHAEHLTAARD
- the carA gene encoding glutamine-hydrolyzing carbamoyl-phosphate synthase small subunit gives rise to the protein MTTSTRGTTRVPAVLVLEDGRIFRGRAYGAVGETFGEAVFSTGMTGYQETLTDPSYDRQIVVATAPQIGNTGWNDEDDESGRIWVSGYVVRDPARVPSNWRAKRSLDDELVAQNVVGICGIDTRALTRHLRESGSMRAGVFSGEAVRSDTELLARVQAQPHMKGASLYEEVATKEAYVVPAVGEKRFTVAAIDLGIKGMTPHRMAQRGIEVHVLPATASAAEVYAVNPDGVFFSNGPGDPAAADGPVALMTEVLERRTPLFGICFGNQILGRALGFGTYKLKYGHRGINQPVQDRTTGKVEVTAHNHGFAVDAPLDKVSETKFGRAEVSHVCLNDDVVEGLQLLDQPAFSVQYHPEAAAGPHDAAYLFDRFVSLMEGQRA
- a CDS encoding PH-like domain-containing protein; protein product: MTSAALLLAAEKESAQVTDWAARIGWVVGLGLFVALVYWLMREGWKWRGTLQGDLPELPTAPDDPGPARLGMSGRYHGSTTAGQWLDRIVAHGLGTRSRVELTLTAAGLDVVRPGATDFFVPAAALREARLDKGIAGKVLTEGGLLVVTWAHGDTLLDSGFRSDHAAEHGEWVDAINSMIDKTENPTETEGAR
- a CDS encoding dihydroorotase; the encoded protein is MSKILIRGAKVLGGEPQDVLIDGAVIEAVGAGLSAEGAEVVEAAGKVLLPGLVDLHTHLREPGREDSETVLTGTRAAASGGYTAVFAMANTFPVADTAGVVEQVYRLGQEHGYCDVQPIGAVTVGLEGRKLAELGAMHESAAGVTVFSDDGKCVDDAVIMRRALEYVKAFGGVVAQHAQEPRLTEGAQMNEGVVSAELGLGGWPAVAEESIIARDVLLAEHVGSRVHICHLSTAGSVEIVRWAKSRGIDVTAEVTPHHLLLTDELVRSYNPVYKVNPPLRTERDVHALREALADGTIDIVATDHAPHPHEDKDCEWAAAAMGMVGLETALSVIQETMVETGLLDWAGVASRMSFKPALIGQAKGHGRPVSAGEPANLTLVDTEYRGSVDPAGFASRSRNTPYEGRELPGRVTHTWLRGKATLVDGKLT